The DNA segment GGCGTCAGCTAGGGGGCTCAACCACCGACCAGTGTCACCGGGGTCGGTGGGAAACCAAGGTGACTGGGCCCGTCAGCGCAACGTCCGTGTGAGCGCTGGGGCCGAGCAGAACGACTCACGGTCTGCACCCGGAGAAGCCCTGGGGGTACGACGGCGGACGCGGGTTCGATTCCCGCCACCTCCACTCGTCGCTCTCAGAAGTCCCACAGCAGTACGCAAGAGCGGCACCCCACCCCGCGGAGGGCCCGACCACCAGGTCGGGCCCTTCGCACGTTCAGCTCTTCTGCGGAGCGGCCAGGTGCTGGCTGAAGAAGGCGAACACCTGCGGCATCGCCGCCTTGAACGACGTCGTGAGGTGCTGGCCGCCCGGCTGCAGGTAGACCTGCGTGGTCGACGGCGGCGGCAGCAGCGGCGCGAACGCCTTGGCCTCCTTGACGTCGAGGGAGCTGTCGGTGCCCGCCACGAACAGCCAGGCGGTGTCACCGGTGTAGTGCGGGGCCAGGGCCGTCGGGTACAGCGCCTGCACCGCCGGGTCCTTGCGCTGCGGCAGCGTGGTCTCCATGGAGAAGTACCCGGCGATGCTCACCACCGCGCCGTACTGCCCGGGGTGGCGCAGCGCGATCGCCGCGGCGCAGTAGGCCCCTGCCGACGCCCCGGAGATGCCCCACCCCTTCCCGGGCGGCATGACGCGGAAGTCGTGCTGCACCGCACCGGGGAGGGCGGAAGTCGTGCTGCACCGCACCGGGGAGGTCGGTGTCGAGGAAGGTGCCCACGGCGGGCTGGCCCGGCAGGTCGGTGCACTCCGTGTCGACGCTCTTCGACACCTGCATCTCCGGCATGACGAAGACGAAGGGCAGCACCGAGCCGTTCTTCGAGCCCTGGCTGACGACGTCCTGCGCGCCGTAGGACCTGTCCGTCCAGTTGTTGTAGGTCGCGCCGTCGCCGCCGGGGTAGAGGAACAGCACCGGGAAGCCGCTGTGCGCGTACGCCGGGTCGTCGTACTGCGGCGGCGTCCACACCCACACCTTCATCGTCACGCCGGACCTCGCGCCGGTCAGCGTGGTCTGCAGCACCGTCTGGTCGCCGAAGCTGGTGGGGCTCCAGACCCGCCCGTCCGCCACGTGCGCGGAGGTCGGCGTCGTGCTGGAGCTGGGCGAGGCCGAGGCTGGCGCCGACGGGCCCGCGCTGCGCGTGGCCGACGCGCCAGACGCCGATGAGGACGACGACGAGGGCGCCGCAGCGCCCGAGCAGGCGCTCAGCGCTGCGGCCAGCAGGGCCGCCAGCGCAGCGACGAGCACGGGGCGGCGGGGTCCGAGCACGTCAAGCAGCGTGGCGATCGAGACTGAGCGGTCGCTGCCAGCCGCCTGCGCGTCAGCCGAACGTGAAGCGCGTGCAGTCGGTGGGGAAGGAGAACCACGCCAGCGCCCGCCGCGGCACCAGCACGCGCAGGCCCCCGCCGTCGTCTCCGCTCCACGCGTCGGGCCCGGGGGAGTACCCGGCGTCGTGGTACTTGGCGAACGCCTCCGACAGCCGCCGGCCCAGGTCGCCGGTGCCGGCGCGCGCCGGGTGCGAGGTGCCCTCGACCACCACCGCCTGCGCGCCGTCCTCGAGGTTGAGCGTGCACGCCGGGTTGGCGGCGAGGTTGCGGGCGTGGACGGTGGTGGCGGCGCCGTCGTACCAGAACCGCCCGTCCACCCACACGCCCCAGCGGGGCACCACGTGCGGGCGCCCGTCGGGCCGCACCGTGGCCAGCCAGTAGTGCTGCGCGGCGACGAGCCGCTCCTCGACGGCGGTCCACTCCAGCACCCCGTCGGTGCTCTCCGGGAGCCCGTAGCCGTCGGGCATCGTCGGTCGGTCCGCGCGCGGTCCCACACTGGACGTCATGGCGGGGACCGTAGAGCGCACCACCGACACCACGCGCTGCCCCTGCGGCACCGGCGAGGCCTACGGCGCGTGCTGCGCCAGGTTCCACCGCGGCGAGGCCGACGCCCCGACCGCGGAGGCCCTCATGCGCTCGCGGTACAGCGCCTTCGCCCTGCGCGACACCTCCTACCTCGCCCGCACGTGGCACGCCTCCACCCGGCCCACCCTCGACGAGCTGCGCCTCGACGCGGACCAGCGCTGGCTGCGCCTCGACGTGCTGGGGACCACCGGCGGGGGCCCTTTCGACGATGACGGCACGGTGACGTTCGAGGCGCGCTGGCGCAGCGGCGCCGAGCGGGGCGTGCTGCGGGAGCGCAGCCGCTTCGTGCGCGAGGAGCGCCGCTGGACCTACCTCGACGGCGAGGTGGCCTGAGCGCGACCCCGGTGACCACCTCCTGGTGAGACCCGGTCCAGAGATCAGCCGGGCGGGCTGGCGGCGGCAGCGGGTCGCGCCAGCTGCACGCACGCCGCCAGGGACAGGCCGACGCCCACCAGCACGGGCGCGGCCCAGCCGTCGCGGACGCCGTCGCCCAGCAGGAGCAGCCCCGCCGCGCCGCCGACCACCACCTCCACCACCCACAGCGCCGCCGTGGCGACGACGACGCCGTCGCCGGCCAGCGACCTGCCGTAGAGCAGCGTCCCGGCGACGCCGGCCACCACCACGGCCGACGTCGCGGGCTCCGCCAGCAGACCGAGCAGGGAGGCGGGCTCCACGAGGCGGGCGCACAGCGCCGCCACGGAGTAGCCGACGCCCGCGGCGGTCGAGAGCACCAGCGCGCCGGTGCGGCCCGCCAGCCAGCGCCCGCCCCGCCCGGCGGGCACCGCCGCCAGCAGCGCCAGGGCGATCGCCAGGGCGAGGCAGACGCCCACCGTCCCCGGCGGCGCGGGCTGGGGCCGCCCCGGCCGGGCGCCCGCGGCCACCAGCGCCAGCCCGACGACGGCGACGCCGACGGCCGCTGCTCCGCCGCGGCCCAGCTTCACGCCGAGCACCCGGGCGCCCAGCACCGCGGTGACCGCGAGGGAGCCGGCGAGCAGGGCCTGGACGGCGAAGAGCGGCAGCGTGCGCAGCGCCACGAGCGAGACCAGCCACGCGGCGCCGTCCAGGACCACACCGAGCAGGTACGCCGGCTGGCGCGCCAGCCCGGTGGCCGCGGCTCCGGCGCCGGGGGCCGCCGCGGCCTCCGCGCGGCGCGCCCCGACGGCCTGCAGCACCGAGGCCACGCCGTAGGCCGCGGCCGCGACCAGAGCCGCCGCGAGGCCCAGGACCGCGGCGCCGCTCATCGCGTCGGGGCGGCGCCGGGCGCGGCTCCGCCGTCGTCGTCCTCGTCGTCGTCGCGCTCGTCCTCGCGGGTGCGCCCCGGCAGCCGCTCGAGCAGGGCGGTTCCCACGCCCTGCAGCTGCTCACCGAGGCGCGGGATCGCCGAGATGAGCGGCAGCTCGCCGGTGAGGCCCTCGGCCCGCGCCATGGCCAGCCCGTCGGTGGCCAGCTGGGCGAGGTCGTCGACGACGACGAAGCGGGCGCGCCAGGCCGGGTCGTACTTGGCGTTGAAGCGCCACAGCGACTCCATCTGGGAGTGGCTGCCCAGGCGGGTGAGCACCTGGCGCGCGATCTCGGGGACCCTGCCCTCCTGCTCGCCGCTGACCACGGTGCGCAGCACGGCGAAGTTGAGGCCCAGGCCCTTCTGGCCGGCGTCGCGGACGTGCTCCGCCGTCGCGATGATCATCGCGTCGACGATGCCGGAGGGCAGGTCCTCCTCGGTGGAGCGGCGCATGACGTCGAGGGACCACCCGTCCACGTCCGCAGCGGGAACCCACTGGATGAACCCGACGAGCCGGCTGCTGCCGCCCTCCACCGCCTGGTGGGCCAGCGTGAGCAGGAGGTCGGGGTCCGCGGGGTCGGCGAGGCGGGACAGCGTCATGGAGAAGCCGCGCTCGGCCTCGCCGCGCCGGCTCTGCACGCTCAGCGCCGACATCTCCGCACGCAGCTGCGGCGTCAGCGACGCAGGGGAGTGGAAGCTGTAGGTGACGCCGGCCCGGCCGACGCGGTTGTAGGCCTGGCGCAGCGACTTCATGTGGCCGCCCTGCAGCGTGAACGCGCTGCAGTCGAGCACCGCCTCGTCACCCAGGTACACCCCGCGCATGCCGTTGCGCTCGTAGACCGGCAGCCAGGTCTCCGAGGCGCCGATGACCAGCACGGTCCAGCCGTTGCGCTCGGCGTACTCGCGGAAGTCGGACCAGGCGGCCTCGCGCTCGGCCGGAGGGCCGACGGGGTCGGGGGAGACCAGGCAGACGTCACCGCGCACGGAGTGCGCCACCACCGAGGACCCGGTGAAGAACCAGTCCTTGTCGTCGCGCAGGGCGAAGTAGGCGAGCGTGTCGCCGCCCCAGCGCTCCACCACGTGGCGGGCCCGCTCGCGCTCGCGCTCGTGGTCGTGGCGGGAGAGCTTCGGGGCGCGCCGCGGCGCGAACAGCAGCCACAGCGCAGAGCACACCAGGCCCACGCCCACCACGGGCAGCACCCGGCTGGAGGCGGGCCCCAGCCCGGGCACCACGCCCGCGGGCACGCCCACCCGGCGCGCCTCGTCGACGCCCACCAGACGCCCCGCGGCCTCGCGGGCGGTCTCGCCGAAGTAGTGGTGGTGGCGGTGACCGCCGAAGCTCACCGTGATCGCCGCGGCCACGAACACCGCCACCAGGGCACCCCCGATGCTCAGCGCCACCGCCCGCACGGCCGCGGCGCGGCTCGGCAGCACGGGGAAGGCTCGCCGCTGGGTCACCAGGTAGGCGCCCACGCCCGCCGTGATGACGGCCTCCTCCCAGTCGATGCCCTTCACCAGGTGCAGCAGGGTCAGCACCACCAGCAGGACCAGGGCCGCGGCCCACGCCAGGCGGCTGCCGCGGCGCAGGCCCCGGGCCACCACGAGGAGCGTGCACCCGGCGAGCGCGGTCACCCCCGCCGCGGTGGCCGGCACGAGGAAGGGGGTCAGGCCGATGAGCGTCTCCAGCCGGTCCCGCAGCGGGGGGAGCACCGCCGACAGCAGCGCCAGCACCCCCACCGCTCCCGTGAGGAGGGCGGCGATCCGGCGGCGTCGGTCCCGGCGCACGAGCATGTCCACGAGGAGGAATCTTGAACCACCCCGGTGACGGAGGCCTGAAGCCCCGCCCGGAGAACACCCAGGTGTCCCACAGACGGTTGCCGAGCGCATCCGACACCGGGAGCGCATGATTCTCGACGATGGCCCAGGACTCCCTCCCCGACGCGGTGCTGCAGCAGCTGCACCACCGCGAGGGCCTCGTCGGCTCCTGGTGGCCCGCGGTCGCGCTGCTCGCCCTGGCCGCGGGCCTGGTGCTGCTCGGCGTGCGGCTGCGCTCGCGGGGCAGGCGCACGTGGCTGCCCGCCGGCGCCGCCGTCGTGGCCCTGGCGGCGGCGACGGCCACCGGCGTGAACGCGTGGACCGGCTACCTGCCCTCGGCGCAGGCGGTGCAGACCCTCGCCAGCGGACAGGTCCCCGACACCGACGGCACCGTCACGCAGGTGTCGGTGCCCCTGCGGGCGGGGTCGGGCCTGGAGCCGAGCCAGACGTGGGTCTACACGCCGCCCGGGTACGACGCCTCCGGCAGCACGCGCTACCCCGTCGTCTACCTCTTCCACGGCGAGCCGGGCTCCTCGGCCGACTGGTTCACCGCCGGCGACGTCGCCCACACCGCCGACGTGCTCGTCCACGACGGGCTCATCCCGCCGGTCGTCCTCGTCGCCCCCGACCTCACCTCACCGGACACCGACGACACCGAGTGCCTCAACAGCACCCGGCCCGGCGGTCCGCAGGTCGAGACGCACCTCCTCGACGTCGTCTCCTACGTCGACGCCCACTACGCGACCCAGGCCGACCCGGAGCACCGCATCGCCGCGGGCATGTCGATGGGGGCCTTCTGCGCCGTCGACCAGGGCCTGCGCCACCAGGACGTCTACGGAGCGATCATCGGCCTGGAGGCGTTCGGCAACCCCGGCCAGGGCGGGCTCGACGCCCTCACCTCCGAGGCGCAGTACCGGGCCGTCTCCCCGGACCACTACCTGCCGCAGCTCCAGATGACCCGCAAGACGCCCGTCTACCTCGACACCGCGGAGGACGGCGACCCGGTCTCGGCGCGGGAGACCCAGCACCTCCTGGCCGAGCTGCAGGCCAAGGGCCTCCCGGTCGCGCACCACGTCGAGGCGGGGCAGCAGCACGACTGGGACTTCGCCGCCCTCGGCATCGCGCACGGCCTCGTGTGGACCGTCGACCAGCTGGGGCTCGCGCCCCAGAGGGCTCAGGACTCGCCGTCGCCGTCGGAGGCCGCGCCGGGCTCCGACGCCACCGCCACCGGCTGACGGGCCCGGCGGGCCCGGCGGGCCAGTCTGCTCGCCGCGAGCGCGAGCGCGCCGACCACGGCCGCGGCGGCCAGCCACGGCAGCAGCACCCCGGCCACCACGAGGGCGGCGCCGAGCGCGGAGACGAGCGAGCGCCAGCCGGAGGCCAGTCCGTCGAGGAAGTCGCTGGGTCCCGCCTCGGGCGCCGACGCGCGGCCCTCCACCGACAGCGACAGCGTGGCCATCTGCACCTGCCCGGCCAGCAGGGTGCGCTGCTGCACCAGCGAGTCGAGCTCGGCCTGGCGCTGCGTCAGGGCGCTCTCGGCGGCCACGACCGCCTCGGTGCTGCCGGCTCCGGCCAGCAGCTGGGTGAGCCGGTCGGTGGACGTGCGCAGCGCGGCGATCCGGGCGTCGAGGTCGGTGGCCTGCGCGGTGACGTCGGTCGCGGTGACGTTGACGTCGCTGACGGTCCCGAACTGCGCGAGCCCGTCCACCGTGGTGCTCAGGCGGTCTGCGGGCACCCGGAGCACGAGCTGCGCGAAGGCCGGGCCGCCTTCGGGCGTCTGCACCGAGCGCTCCTCGACGCGGCCGCCGCCGCCCTCCACCCGCACGGCGATGCGGCCCGCGGTGCCGGCGACGTCTTCGGAGACGAGGTGCGCCGAGGCGGTGGTGATGATCTGCCGCGCGGCGTCGGCCGCCAGGTCGCTGCCGCTCGCCCCGACGCCGGTCCCGCTCTGGAGCGACTCGGTGGACGCGGAGTCCGCGACACCCGAGTCCCCGCCGCCGCGGGAACCAGCGGCTGACGCGGCCGCCGCGGGAGCGGCCTCGGAACTCGCGGTGCTGCCGCCGCTGCTGGCGGTGCAGCCGGCGAGGGAGACGGCGGTGGCCGCGCACAGCGCGACCACACCGGACCTGAGGACGACGCGCCTGCTCATGCCCGCACGACGCAGCTGCAGCCTCGCGGTGTTGCACCGCTGCGCGGCCGTGACGCGATCGTGATCGTCTCCTCAGCGCGCGGTGCGGGTGGGCCGCGCCTACGGTCCCCGAGGTGGTTGCTCGAGCACACGGGCCGCAGGGCGTGAGAGGTGGGCGGCGCGGTGCCGGTGTGGCTCGAAGCAGGTGCGTGGGGGCTGGTCGGCGGGCTGGCCCTGGTGCTGGGCGCAGCGGTGGCGTGGTTCGTCAGGGTGCCCCGCTGGGCGGTGGCCTCGGTGATGGCCTTCGGA comes from the Quadrisphaera setariae genome and includes:
- a CDS encoding alpha/beta hydrolase-fold protein, whose product is MRCSTTSALPGAVQHDFRVMPPGKGWGISGASAGAYCAAAIALRHPGQYGAVVSIAGYFSMETTLPQRKDPAVQALYPTALAPHYTGDTAWLFVAGTDSSLDVKEAKAFAPLLPPPSTTQVYLQPGGQHLTTSFKAAMPQVFAFFSQHLAAPQKS
- a CDS encoding pyridoxamine 5'-phosphate oxidase family protein, encoding MTSSVGPRADRPTMPDGYGLPESTDGVLEWTAVEERLVAAQHYWLATVRPDGRPHVVPRWGVWVDGRFWYDGAATTVHARNLAANPACTLNLEDGAQAVVVEGTSHPARAGTGDLGRRLSEAFAKYHDAGYSPGPDAWSGDDGGGLRVLVPRRALAWFSFPTDCTRFTFG
- a CDS encoding YchJ family protein, which translates into the protein MAGTVERTTDTTRCPCGTGEAYGACCARFHRGEADAPTAEALMRSRYSAFALRDTSYLARTWHASTRPTLDELRLDADQRWLRLDVLGTTGGGPFDDDGTVTFEARWRSGAERGVLRERSRFVREERRWTYLDGEVA
- a CDS encoding bifunctional lysylphosphatidylglycerol flippase/synthetase MprF, with the protein product MLVRRDRRRRIAALLTGAVGVLALLSAVLPPLRDRLETLIGLTPFLVPATAAGVTALAGCTLLVVARGLRRGSRLAWAAALVLLVVLTLLHLVKGIDWEEAVITAGVGAYLVTQRRAFPVLPSRAAAVRAVALSIGGALVAVFVAAAITVSFGGHRHHHYFGETAREAAGRLVGVDEARRVGVPAGVVPGLGPASSRVLPVVGVGLVCSALWLLFAPRRAPKLSRHDHERERERARHVVERWGGDTLAYFALRDDKDWFFTGSSVVAHSVRGDVCLVSPDPVGPPAEREAAWSDFREYAERNGWTVLVIGASETWLPVYERNGMRGVYLGDEAVLDCSAFTLQGGHMKSLRQAYNRVGRAGVTYSFHSPASLTPQLRAEMSALSVQSRRGEAERGFSMTLSRLADPADPDLLLTLAHQAVEGGSSRLVGFIQWVPAADVDGWSLDVMRRSTEEDLPSGIVDAMIIATAEHVRDAGQKGLGLNFAVLRTVVSGEQEGRVPEIARQVLTRLGSHSQMESLWRFNAKYDPAWRARFVVVDDLAQLATDGLAMARAEGLTGELPLISAIPRLGEQLQGVGTALLERLPGRTREDERDDDEDDDGGAAPGAAPTR
- a CDS encoding alpha/beta hydrolase, whose protein sequence is MAQDSLPDAVLQQLHHREGLVGSWWPAVALLALAAGLVLLGVRLRSRGRRTWLPAGAAVVALAAATATGVNAWTGYLPSAQAVQTLASGQVPDTDGTVTQVSVPLRAGSGLEPSQTWVYTPPGYDASGSTRYPVVYLFHGEPGSSADWFTAGDVAHTADVLVHDGLIPPVVLVAPDLTSPDTDDTECLNSTRPGGPQVETHLLDVVSYVDAHYATQADPEHRIAAGMSMGAFCAVDQGLRHQDVYGAIIGLEAFGNPGQGGLDALTSEAQYRAVSPDHYLPQLQMTRKTPVYLDTAEDGDPVSARETQHLLAELQAKGLPVAHHVEAGQQHDWDFAALGIAHGLVWTVDQLGLAPQRAQDSPSPSEAAPGSDATATG
- a CDS encoding DUF4349 domain-containing protein, producing MSRRVVLRSGVVALCAATAVSLAGCTASSGGSTASSEAAPAAAASAAGSRGGGDSGVADSASTESLQSGTGVGASGSDLAADAARQIITTASAHLVSEDVAGTAGRIAVRVEGGGGRVEERSVQTPEGGPAFAQLVLRVPADRLSTTVDGLAQFGTVSDVNVTATDVTAQATDLDARIAALRTSTDRLTQLLAGAGSTEAVVAAESALTQRQAELDSLVQQRTLLAGQVQMATLSLSVEGRASAPEAGPSDFLDGLASGWRSLVSALGAALVVAGVLLPWLAAAAVVGALALAASRLARRARRARQPVAVASEPGAASDGDGES